The Candidatus Zixiibacteriota bacterium genome has a window encoding:
- a CDS encoding hydrogenase maturation nickel metallochaperone HypA, with product MHEYSVVQQLVEKLLVELARQGVTSVKAIHVRCGSTFKEEPLRQALVMLSDQTPLAGVEIVVDEYTVEHTCVACGHTETVHADDLIGHLFVCPSCGTPKEIEEAHGLQLVGVTV from the coding sequence ATGCATGAATACTCCGTCGTTCAGCAACTGGTCGAGAAGCTCCTTGTAGAACTGGCGAGGCAAGGCGTGACCAGCGTAAAGGCTATCCACGTGCGGTGCGGCAGCACCTTCAAGGAAGAGCCGCTGCGGCAGGCGCTGGTTATGCTGTCGGACCAGACGCCGCTGGCAGGGGTCGAGATTGTCGTGGACGAATACACTGTGGAGCACACTTGCGTTGCCTGCGGGCATACCGAGACCGTCCACGCCGATGATCTGATCGGACATCTGTTCGTCTGTCCGTCGTGCGGCACGCCGAAAGAGATCGAAGAAGCCCACGGGCTGCAGTTGGTCGGTGTGACGGTCTGA
- a CDS encoding DUF6125 family protein yields the protein MPEDNNITSSETRSGDELVRLIIEALHRTMIHYALWWKETERRLGPEACIALESTVWDQWFKLATGRIGQTAGTLVSDGIPEALSGLKQAELEALRTAMSVNWLACDGLWFQAVERHSGLAKAQECNNAAWEHFSPFEAARIKQMHGLPDQGGLDALDQALRHRLYAHINKYTIERPDSGTLVLHMNDCRVQSARKRKGLADYPCKSGGMIEYTTFASAIDPRIRTECLGCPPDPHPDSWFCGWRFRLP from the coding sequence ATGCCGGAAGACAACAACATCACCAGCAGCGAAACCAGATCGGGCGATGAACTGGTCCGACTCATCATCGAAGCACTCCACCGTACGATGATCCACTACGCGCTGTGGTGGAAGGAGACCGAGCGACGGCTCGGTCCGGAGGCGTGCATAGCTCTGGAGTCCACGGTGTGGGATCAGTGGTTCAAGCTGGCGACCGGGCGCATCGGACAGACAGCCGGCACGTTGGTTTCCGACGGGATCCCGGAGGCGCTGAGTGGGTTGAAGCAGGCGGAACTGGAGGCCTTGCGGACCGCGATGTCGGTGAACTGGCTGGCTTGCGATGGCTTGTGGTTTCAGGCGGTGGAGAGGCATTCCGGTCTGGCGAAGGCGCAGGAGTGCAACAACGCCGCCTGGGAGCACTTCTCGCCGTTCGAGGCGGCACGGATCAAACAGATGCATGGTCTGCCCGATCAGGGCGGCTTGGATGCTCTGGACCAGGCGCTGCGACATCGGCTGTACGCGCACATCAACAAGTACACGATCGAACGTCCCGACTCCGGGACGTTGGTTCTGCACATGAACGACTGCCGCGTGCAATCGGCGCGCAAGCGCAAGGGGCTCGCCGACTACCCCTGCAAGTCGGGGGGCATGATTGAGTACACGACGTTCGCGAGCGCAATCGATCCGCGCATCCGCACCGAGTGTCTCGGCTGTCCGCCTGATCCGCATCCGGACAGTTGGTTCTGCGGTTGGCGGTTCAGGTTGCCATAG
- a CDS encoding 4-hydroxyphenylacetate 3-hydroxylase N-terminal domain-containing protein, whose translation MALRIPEQYMAALKAMRPNVHKFGERIDDVTTHPATRRSIAGHSRLFAAAHDPQTRDLVTTHSDLIDGPASRYLSLIRSAEDLIAVCKMKRWAFQTTGTCTGGRCVGGNALNAMWATTYEIDQKQGTQYHARLKAWLTDAQRRDITCCGALTDPKGDRTKSPSQQAAPDMYLRVVERRADGVVVRGAKIMIAGAAAAEEVFVLPGSACKEGEEDWSISFAVPRDIKGLTVVEARRPSDSREAEAGFDIPVNTGGITQGYLLFEDVFVPNERIFINGETGAALRAVMNFIMPYRAAIGSCVAGQGDVKIGAAILMARANGLSEKVFKDKLVQMQINNETTFGVGIAAAVLGKAHPSGVWIPDPLLANVNKTHVATLPYETSRLAQEIAGGIGETGCIPSTVDLENAEYGESLKHYLGAAIDGESRARAARLVEWLTIGAGVPGCMHGGGSPDGAKLVIRSRGEWDKSAELARTLAGIKDPVPDPTGR comes from the coding sequence ATGGCACTGCGCATACCGGAACAGTACATGGCCGCGCTGAAAGCGATGCGACCGAACGTCCACAAGTTTGGCGAGCGGATCGATGATGTCACCACTCATCCGGCGACGCGACGCTCGATTGCCGGGCATTCCCGTCTCTTCGCGGCCGCGCATGATCCCCAGACGCGGGATTTGGTCACCACGCATTCGGACCTGATCGACGGACCGGCCTCCCGGTATCTGTCGTTGATCCGCTCAGCCGAGGACCTGATTGCAGTCTGCAAGATGAAACGGTGGGCGTTCCAGACCACGGGGACCTGCACCGGTGGACGGTGTGTCGGAGGCAACGCGCTCAATGCGATGTGGGCGACGACCTATGAGATCGACCAGAAGCAGGGCACGCAGTATCACGCCCGCCTGAAGGCATGGCTGACCGACGCGCAGCGGCGCGACATCACCTGTTGCGGGGCGCTGACCGACCCCAAAGGGGACCGGACCAAGTCGCCGTCCCAGCAGGCCGCGCCGGATATGTACCTGCGTGTGGTCGAACGGCGTGCCGATGGCGTGGTCGTGCGCGGCGCCAAGATTATGATCGCCGGTGCCGCGGCGGCCGAAGAGGTATTCGTTCTCCCCGGCTCGGCCTGCAAAGAAGGCGAGGAGGACTGGTCGATCTCCTTCGCTGTCCCCCGCGACATCAAAGGCCTGACCGTCGTGGAGGCACGGCGGCCATCGGATTCGCGCGAGGCGGAGGCGGGATTTGATATCCCCGTCAATACCGGCGGTATTACGCAAGGGTATTTGCTGTTCGAGGATGTGTTCGTGCCCAACGAGCGCATCTTCATCAATGGCGAGACCGGCGCGGCGCTGCGGGCGGTGATGAACTTCATCATGCCGTACCGGGCGGCGATCGGCTCGTGCGTGGCGGGGCAGGGGGACGTCAAGATCGGCGCGGCGATCCTGATGGCGCGCGCCAATGGTTTGTCGGAGAAGGTCTTCAAGGACAAACTGGTCCAGATGCAGATCAACAACGAGACGACCTTCGGTGTCGGTATCGCTGCGGCGGTGTTGGGCAAGGCGCATCCGTCGGGGGTCTGGATTCCCGATCCGCTTTTGGCCAACGTCAACAAGACCCATGTGGCGACGCTTCCCTATGAAACCTCGCGTCTGGCGCAGGAGATCGCCGGCGGCATCGGCGAGACCGGGTGCATACCGTCGACCGTCGATCTGGAGAATGCAGAATACGGCGAGAGCTTGAAGCACTATCTGGGTGCCGCCATCGACGGTGAATCGCGCGCCCGTGCGGCGCGACTGGTCGAGTGGCTGACGATCGGCGCCGGTGTGCCGGGATGCATGCACGGCGGCGGCTCGCCCGACGGGGCCAAGCTGGTGATCCGTTCGCGCGGCGAGTGGGACAAGTCGGCCGAGCTGGCGCGCACGCTCGCCGGGATCAAGGACCCGGTCCCGGACCCGACGGGGCGGTGA